Part of the Notamacropus eugenii isolate mMacEug1 chromosome 5, mMacEug1.pri_v2, whole genome shotgun sequence genome is shown below.
atgagaaggtgtgtgtgttcatcctccattgccgaagaagaccatgccatcagagaaatgatgacatgactttcacttgactttgttttgagtgagggagggctgtgcaggtcaccagcctcacttctcctccagagccatctgagtccagtgaccagatattcttcaggatgactggagatgaaccaggatgaggtaattggggttaagtgactcgccaaagatcacacagctagtgagtgtcaaagacctaaggggagatttgaactcaggtccccctgattcctacactggtgctttatccactgcaccaccagctgtcCCAGAATGAGAGGGTtgttggggagtgactgaacaagctgtgacaCATGATggtactgtgttataagaaatgacaagcagactGATTTCAGAAAGAAACTCGCAATATACacactgatgcaaagttaagtgagcagaactagtAGAACAAATAAGAGCAATAATttatgatgatcagttgtgaatgacttagctcttctcagcaatacaccGGGACCCAaagcttccaaaggactcagcaTGAAAAGGGTcattcacctccagagaaggacatgatggaatttgaatgcagattgacacatactattttcacttcatttCTTGTGGGGGTTGTGAGGAGTCTGTcctcttttataacatgactaatatggaaatatattttgcatgatttcacatgtataatttatgtcAAAtggcttaccatctcagggagggaggtgggagggagagaaattgaaactcaaaattattaaaagtgaatgttaaacattgttttcaCACGTACTTTACGAAAAATAAAATATTCGAAAATGAGAGCATTGTACAAGATGTCAGTTCAAGACGTAAATTCTGGATTCTTTTGGACATATGCTGACACACTTTCTGAAACTCACTGATGCGCAAACATACTCTTGAAGTCTGAGGATAAGTCAGAGTATTTAGTAAGCACCCCCAGTTTGGGGATATCTAGAGGTGCATGCTCAACATGTTGACAGATTGGCCCAGCCCATAGTGACCCAGTAATTTCCACCATTTGGTTCCCTTGAGCCATAATAGGGGCAGGAAATGATGCTGGCTTCTCAGGCAATGGAATAGTTAATTTTTCCAATTTCACGTGGCCTGAACTCCCAAGGGTCTCAAGGGATATGCCTGGCTGTGCACTAACTTATTTATCCTCACATCCCAGGGaataaggaaggatgaaaagcTCTGGGTCTGCCCTCTTTTTGAAGTATGGCTATCTGCCCCATCTGCATTCCCATTCTTTGAGCTTGTACCAGGACTAGGATCTGGTGGGTAAGTGCTATTAGACAATGAGCAGGAAAGTCGAAAAGCAGAGTAACaacagtattgttttaagaacaactttgagtgactaagtcatttggACTActataaatgcccaaattaactacaaaggtcATATAAAGGAGGGTGCTATTtgcatccacagaaagaactgataaatagaagtatgaacagaatgatatacacacacacatatacacacacatatatgtgtgtgtgtgtgcatacatatatacatgtttgtgtctAATAGGAACTATCTCATCTActatggggaaggaggggaataaaagaaaaagagaaagttacatgataattttattatatatttaaaaggaatagtaagttttATATAATAGAgttacagtttcatgtacaatcacctttttctattctgctgttatggaaatgcttgttttatttctcaagttcagaataaaataaacaaaacaaattaaaaagcagATGTAGCATTTCAGCTAGTTTTGGGGCAAAGTCCTAAGGGGCTgagagggaaatgagaagaaatagATCTTGACTGCAACTTCCATTAACTGATTTTCGTTTCCACTAGAACTCAGCATTCCAGAGAAATATCTGTGGCGAGCAATGGAGAACAGAGAAGGGAACAGGGAAGCCCCTTCGGAAGGAGTCTCACACCTTCAGCTACACTCTGACAAGCCATAGGAGACGGACAGGCTAGGGGAGAACAAAGACTCTTGGCTTTAGTCAGTGAACTGGGGTTCACATCTTTACTCTGCTACTAGTTCCCTGCTTTACTGAACaaattccatttgtaaaatgaagtaattgaattaattttttagcTCAAACTCCTGATTTCCTCTTCCTGAATCTTCAGGTAGTGGccttagtatatatatatatacatacagcttgtgtgtgtgtgtgcgtgtgtgtgtgtgtgtgtgtgtgtgtgcgtgtgtgtgtgtgtgtgtgtgcgtgtaggCATGTGCTGATAAATTTTTAACAGCtaactccaaaagaaaaaaaataggtacaCACAGCACACTTTTAAATGTAAAGTTTAATTTGCAATATTGACTTTTTTCCTTCAatgttttcttaagtctagacagtcaaaaAACAGCAAATCCAGCCATGCTAATTTCTGACGTGTAAATGCTTACTCTGAGTATTTACCCACTGGCTTTTGCACAGGTTCATGAAGGCTCCAGGACAACCTTTCAGATGCCTACCTGATAtattctggctgtgtgatcttcGGTTAAGCACAGGGATTTAAATTTAAGGGTATAAACTATAGAGGAAGTGCCAAGTCGAGTTGATGGAACTTGTCTGGGAATTCTCTCCCTGTCTCAGTGGTCTAGTCCATCTCCTACTTTATATAGCATTATTCCTGAGTAGGGGATAGTGTAAAAACCACgaagatcatttaatccaattgCTTCTTTGTCCtgagagggggaaaatggaaacCTATGGAGCTGAGTGATTTACCTTAGGTTACAAAATTACTAATTTCAAACCCAGGAGTTAAAATGAGAGCCTTTTGTTCAGCATCCcattctccttctctgtttcATGAGACTCCCTCTAAATCAAGGTGCTTCTGACAGGATGCTTGGGTACATGTACTTGGCCCCAATTCTAAAACATTTCtccttaaaaatcacatttctccctagcctcaaaacactgtctcaggcagtttctccctcaaggacacagcctgccccagcaacaacagttatctcccttcctgctatagcaGCCTACTGtacctatagaactcattagtttgaaccagatgtgtactgaactggctgtgtaatgggtcataatgacatttactactcactgaccaatcatatgtatcctagccTTGCACATACCTACactcccttacattaatcttgtctaacaagacattgatgagagaagcCTGGTTTTTCCTGGTTGGCCCTGACCACTGGTTGTCTTAGTGacgtttcaggcctaaaatcacaCCTTCAGGTACTACACATTGGGTTATTTCCCGATGacttttgggtaaaatacctgttcAGCAGAcatcaaaagtgcatgttcctttaagaacttgaCTACCCCTTAACTACTCCCTAATCCCACTCCAAAACACGtacttagcatatttggcacaagtgatactatGGAATATCCTGTACCCCTTTAAGATTACAGAtttcctaagaactcttgcccactgaaaagtgtaataaatctttaccttgacttcaacagtTTTTGAGttcgtgaattcttctccagatgacctgcCTCTGGTAGCccagtctttgtgggggtctcacatcccctttccagccctcatcaattCCTGCTTTTAAGGAGGTCCAAATTCACCCAGAGAGGTGCAACAAGCATGGTTAAAGAGAATTGGAAACCCTGTCATTATCTTCCTTCAAAAacactttccttttcttaacaTCCCTATTACTTCCCAGTGTGCTATCATTTCCCCAATCACCCGGAATCACAACCTAGGTTTCATCTGTACTCCTTACACtctttcacccccccccccccatttaatCAGTTGTCAAATAATAGTAATTCTACCTTCTAAATTTCTTTAGTATTCTCACAACCCTTCTTCAATCTAATGCTGCCACCAGCCTATTAGAGTATCCTTTACGATGGCTTCCCTGCCctgagtctctccccactccagtccacccTTCTCCCAGATGTGAAAATAAACTTCCCAGAACATAGGTCTGCCCATGTCATCTTCCCCCTTCcatcccattcaataaactctactgGCTCTGAAGAAACAAATGTAACATCTTCTTTTTTGGTTATAAAGCCGTGACTCTTTCCAGCATAAACAGTCTTTTTACATATTCTTTCCCTCTATAGAATTTCCATATAATCTAGTGGtgctggcctccttgctgttccttgcacaagacatCACATCTCCAGCTGTCCCTTGTCACTGTAATggtctcttttctcatctccacTTCTTGGTTTTACAGGTTTCCTACAAGTCCCAGCCAAAATTCCACTTTATACAAGAAACCAGTTCACAATGGTCACCTTTAACTTAAGTGGCTTCAACCCAGACATATTCATCCTGGTGGGGATCCCAGGGCTGGAGCAGTTCCACATCTGGATTGGCATTCCTTTCTGCACTATTTACCTTGTGGCTGTAGTAGGAAACTCAGTCTTACTGTATCTCATCCTCATGGAGCGTAGCCTCCATGAGCCCatgttcttcttcctttccctgctGGCTTCCACTGATCTGGTGCTGTCCACAGCTGGTGTTCCCAAAACCCTCAGCATCTTCTGGCTTGGAGCCAGGGAAATCACCTTTACTGGCTGCCTCACTCAGATGTTTTTCCTTCACTACAGCTTTGTTTTAGATTCAGCCATTCTGTTGTCCATGGCATTTGATCGCTATGTGGCCATCTGCTCCCCACTGAGATATACCACCATCCTGACTCCACGAGCTGTCATCAAGATCATTGTAGGTATCTGCTTTCGCAGCTTCTGCATCATTCTCCCTGATGTTTTCTTGCTGAAGCGCCTGCCCTTCTGCCAGACACGCATCATCCCACACACATACTGTGAACATATTGGTGTGGCCCGCCTCTCCTGTGCTGATATCTCCATCAACATCTGGTATGGCTTTGCTGTGCCCATTATGACCGTAATTTCAGATGTAATATTGATTGCTCTCTCTTACACACTTATCCTCCATGCTGTCTTCCGCCTCCCATCTCATGCTGCCCGTCAGAAGGCACTAAGTACATGTGGTTCTCATGTCTGTGTCATTCTTATGTTCTATACACCAGCCTTTTTCTCCATCCTTGCCCACCGATTTGGACATAATGTTCCCCGAACCTTCCACATCATGTTTGCCAACCTCTACATAGTCATCCCACCTGCACTCAATCCTATCATCTATGGAGTTAAGACAAAGCAAATAAGGGACAAGATTGTCATCTTGTTCTCCCCAAAGGCAATCCAGTGACATGGTACTGTGAATCAGGAAGAGTGTATAATGAGCTGTTAGTATGCAACTATGATAACAAAATAGCCATTTGTTAGTTGTTCAGTCTTGCCTGTGGATATGAGCTCTCAACTAGAGAACACTTTAAATTTTCACTCAGGCTTGTAAGTGCACTTAAGGGAAGGGATTCCATCCAAtccaattcagtttaattcagcaACCATCTTTTATTCATCTCAGCATCTACTCCACAGCCTAGGACCATGTACATACTAATGACTCAATAAATTATGCAGTGAATAGTTCtggaatcaataaataaatgatattgaCCGACTTGTGAACCTTCAGAAGTGCAAAATCCATTTTAGGGGAATTTCAAATACATGATCATTTATTAATAGGTATGGGTATAAATGACTGCAAAGAATCTAAAAGCAGCAAAAACTGACAAATAAAGATTAATCTGGCTCCTTCTTGGGCTGTATTTCTTCATCTTCACTGTGGCCAATTCCTAGCCCTAGGATCTTCTCTTTATATCATATCATCTCATACCATACTGTACCATATCat
Proteins encoded:
- the LOC140508710 gene encoding olfactory receptor 52H1-like; translated protein: MVTFNLSGFNPDIFILVGIPGLEQFHIWIGIPFCTIYLVAVVGNSVLLYLILMERSLHEPMFFFLSLLASTDLVLSTAGVPKTLSIFWLGAREITFTGCLTQMFFLHYSFVLDSAILLSMAFDRYVAICSPLRYTTILTPRAVIKIIVGICFRSFCIILPDVFLLKRLPFCQTRIIPHTYCEHIGVARLSCADISINIWYGFAVPIMTVISDVILIALSYTLILHAVFRLPSHAARQKALSTCGSHVCVILMFYTPAFFSILAHRFGHNVPRTFHIMFANLYIVIPPALNPIIYGVKTKQIRDKIVILFSPKAIQ